From the Gossypium hirsutum isolate 1008001.06 chromosome A02, Gossypium_hirsutum_v2.1, whole genome shotgun sequence genome, the window TGGAAGGTTCCCAATTTTTGTCCTTTAtctttgggggggggggggtcaAGGCAAAATAGTAGTAGGTGAAAGGGTATGAGAAGagagatttagggtttagggttaggggtagGGGTAGGGGTAGGGGTAGGAGTGTTTATTATGTTGTTTTATTTGTTCCTCCAATGTGAAGGGGTGGCTGAGGCTATGCATTTATTTTGCTGTGGAGATATTCTCATGTGTTGTTCTTTCTTTGTCGTCCTCGATTTTGTTCAACAATCATTAGGGGGAAATTGCTGGCTTTCGACCCTTTGTCCCTAGTCAAGATGAGTGCTTGCAGACAACTACTGATTTCAACCTATTTTTCTTATACCTTCCATTTCACCATATGTATACTCAGTAGTACTTATGGggttctgattttgattttgtatatagtgaaaaaaacaaagaaataaaataaagtagtgTTGGAACTCAATTCCCGAGAACCAAAGTAAATTTTCTCCTGTTCAAAATGTTCCAAGTTGCCAACCCCATTGCCCAAACCTATCTAGCTAACTTAATTAGGATTTAATATAATTAGTTAAATAGTTTAactattacttttaaaaaaaacatttaatgcatattttttaatatatcaaattttCTGTGATACAATGATAGTGCAAATGAATTAgatgataatatattataaaaaaaattaaagttcaatcAATTTAACTTCATTTTTAAAGATGCAACGTTATTTAATTTATtggtaatatataaaattatacgttattaatatattaaatattaaattttattatgactAACATTTTCACATATATCTTATAAAGTTCTGAGTTGATGTCACGAGTTAATCATATATCAATTCAATtgagaaaagataaaaatattcttaaatatGGAGCAGCTGTAAAACTTGTGGCCAACAGCTATCCTCTTTATCAGTCTACAGAATGTGGAAGATTAATTATTGGGTTCGCTCTGGTACATAACTtgagaaatcaataaaaaaatacattcacttttcaaaataaattGTATTACTTTGAgggtacttttattattttatattttatatataaaaaaatatttataataaaatttgaacttaTGCTTCATTAATTTGACATTCATACTTTATCATTCAATTAAAGCTTCATCTATTACTTAAATAAACTCtttttacaaatatatttattacataagtTTATTTTTCACCTATAATATGAATGTCtcataatctaatatatatataaataataaaagactaaaatataataatataatataaagactTTGAAAGCTTAAACCATgggatgtttgatggagttgtggGGGCCAAATTTTGTTCACATGATTTTTGCTTTTTAGGATTATAGAAACAAGACTGTGAGGTGAAATGTCACACTACCTCAACCATAAAAGAAATTTTGCTTTAGATTATTTGGGAAGGTGATGATGGCCAACTTGTTAATTTTCTaacacctttttttatttttattgtgtttttttcCCTGTTTCATTAGTTTATTGTTTTGATACCTTATAAATTGCATAACTGAAAAAAGCAACTttaaacttaacattttttaaattccATAAAGTACGTTTGATATACTCGAATCTCAAATTCGTATAATCTTACTTTAAACAAGTAATGTTTGAATTTACTAAGAGAATGAGATTAATTGATTGAAAAGCCCATTCCAACTTAATGTagaaaatacgaaaataatttatcaatatcGATTTAATCAAGTCTTTAAACCAATATTATTCAATTAAGTCGGGTTAGTTAAATCAATTATAATGAATAATTCAACTTATaggtgattaaattaaaataagtcaAATTGATCGATTATTTGATCtataaattttaataactaaaattaacttaattttttaaatgtatagtAAATTTTTAACCAAAACCCAAACCGATTTCCATTTGTGCTatcatactttaaaaaaaaaagatttgataAATCGACTGACGTTAAAATCAGTTCAGTTAAATTAATTATGACTTAAATTggtaaaatcaaattttttatcatGATATATTTTTTTAGCTATTCATCTAATTGAGTTGAATTGTCTTAGTTTTCACTTTAcacctttattttcctttttgaatAGTCTACCATATCTCTTAACCACACAAGTCtgatttataaaagaaaattgataaaatttgtggAATCCAAAAAACCTTTATTTCCCCATACCTTGATAGAATGATGGATGAAAATAATAAGGTCAAAAGCAAAAACTGTCACAGTCTTATGTTAATAAAAGAAGGACTAAGatgtaaaagaaagaaaagaaaagaaaaaaagaagtaaCTGTGAGTCTGTGTGACCACAGAAAGGACATGGTTTCTGAGTTAGTCAATCAAATTTTTGCCTGAAACATGCTTTCCTCATGGCCTTTATACAAAACATTAACCCCACCATAACCTGAGCTAATATCAAAAgaagtatataatatatatatatgtatgcaccAAAGTTATGagctatattatatatatatatatacatcaaaccTGGCCAAAGATAACTTTAGTGGacctgcaaaaaaaaaatataagatgGGGTTTGTTTTTGCCTGACATGGCTTAACACCATTAGTCACCAAAGCTGTAGTTGCAGTTGGACCCCCCCTCCCCCAACCTCTCactttccctttccctttccctGACTTTTCTTTTGCAACTAATCTGTTTGATTactatatacatttattttttctcattgATGATGTTTATGAGGCCCCTACCTGTTGGATTAATAACTAAGAGTTCCTTAAGATCTGTCTTAAGTACTTTCGGTTTTCAATCATAAAACCGATACCTATGAGATTCGAATGAATTAATTTCATGGGAAAAAGACACCAAATTTTTGTTTCCACAATCTTATGAGAAACAAGTTGTTGATCAATAGTGGAAAAAAAGTAGCAGGTGTTAAAACTTGAAGGacaatggaaaagaaaagaggaaaaagcAAATTTCTACCTCTTTTAAAGTTGGGTAGAAAATCAGCTTTAAAGCAAAAAGCAGCCTGcccttcttcttcttattctgaAGAGTTTGAGTAGATACATACAATCAAAGACAGCTTGAAAGATGAATTCTGAATTGACATACTCATTATGTTATcagaaactttaaaaaaaaaggagaaaaaaagaaaaagaaaaaaagaagaagataaaagataaaaaagtgagaaataataataatacacaaTCCatcaagaaaaggaaaaaaggcACATCAGCTTGACATGGATGTTACATGTGCAAGTTTATActattatgtataataaatattataatgaaaGGGATTAAAAGTATGTCATATGTTGTACTATTTTTTCAGTTCATTATGTAATATATCTTCatctaaaaaattatatgaaCGAGAACACAAGTATATTTTCAGTTGATAAATAACAAGATAAtgttttatttagtaaatttgtGTAAATTTTCTGTTCTTACCAAAGTTAACATCAATgcataaaataatattccaaTTCATCTGAAGCTatatttccatctttcttttccagttttagttttaataatcatttttattCAGAAAATGATTTGGAGGAGATGGGTAACAAAGGAAATCTTAAAGCTGCAATCATATAAGCTTAAAAAGGGTGACAAACTCACCGACGATGAAGATAATTAAAGAGTTTTGCTGTGGAAGAATATGTTTAAAACCCATTCTTTACTTACAGAATGATTGATTCAAGCTTTCACCGAAAGTTGACAATCATTTCCAATAAAGAAGTTTTTTCCCCCAGTAAAAGAACAGAAAAAAATAGTCCAGAAAAGCACTGAAAATCAGCTCATGAAGTTGTGGTTAGACAACGTCAAGAATGACATTTTAAGTTGGAAATTAATATTGGCTAGCAATGTCACTAAATAGAAGTGGTCCATATTGGCTATTTCTAGCTACTCTACGAGTTAGAAAAAGGCATTCATTCTCAAAAGTGTTTTTTCTTTGTAATGCATAAAACTAATATGGGGAAGATAGTGTCAACTggaaacatccaaaaacttctcctactgaatgataaaaaaaaactgaCCTGTTTAGTTGAGAATTCTGCAGCTGGTGGGCCACCAATTGTCTGTCTTTTATCCAACTGCCATATAATCATATTGTCTTCTCTGGATCTTGACGTAGAGCAATGAGCAAAGATTCTATGAGTGAATAGCAAAATGGAGAAAACATAAGTACTTTGGAAAAGCATTTGTAAGATGTCAGATAATTGAGTGTCAAATGGaccatctttttttcttttaaatgcaCAAACCTCAGAGATTTGATAGATTTTAGGATGATCTGATTTCCACTGTCTTTTATATAGTGTTTTGTTTTGTAAGTACAGCAGTAGTAACCATTTCCAATTCTCTAAATGCTAACTCAGCAGCATAATCCCTGCTGATGCCAATCCAACCTGAGAAAACTGGTAATCTGTTTGATGTGTGAAGGATGTGGCTAATAAATACCTTATGGGCTGACAATTGTTGACATTAAAAATAAGCTTAACATGTAACTGATTGCGTGGACAATACTGTATGCAATTAATCACTGCATAGTTCATCAGTCTCACAACCCTATACTAGATATATGGCAGGACCTTGAGTTTACAGCATAATTGTTAATCAATTAGTAAAAGGATCCAAGTAATGCATGTAGCAAGCACAGTATGACCCCTACCAAATGAAACCTAGAAAGGAATTTCCACCCTGACTTGTCAGTGTGCAGTTCAAGAAAGGTTTGAACTCATTCCACAAGTTCAGATACATTATTCTGTAGTACAGAATAGATGGTTTTAATGAAAGCTGCAGCAGTATGAGAATTAATCATATTCTCAAGGAAAACTCCTATATGAAAATATGGCATACAACTTATACACGAAAAATTGCTAAAAGACGGTCACGCTTACCTGACATCTGAACCTGTTGTGAACCAGTCAAAAGGGATCACCAGCATGTGGCAAGCATGCAATGTGTCAAAAGTTAACCTCTTCTATAGCAATGAACTGAGAATGAGCATTGATGGAGCTCCACATTGGTTGAGATTCAAATCGTGCCGGAAATTGTATGAACGCAAGTAAAATTATGGTGGTCACAGAAGGCCATACACATGGGATGTCCCAACAAATGCTAGAGCAGGTATACagaattgtaatttttaaatacattattGAAAACGGGAAATGTACCTTGGGTCCCAACTAGCATTTTGAAAGAAACTGGTTTGGAAGAAACAAGAAGTACAGAATGGAAAAGAAACCAGAAAACTTAGAAAACACATCCAATTTCATGGAAATAAAAGTTCAGAGAAAGAGAGATCATTTAGACGAGATCAGTTTCTTATAATTGAATAACAGGGAATAAAAGTGTTATCTTATGAGaactgaaaggaaaaaaaaatctgatCCATATTCATTACAACTTCATTTATACGACCAAAGATACAAGTGAAAGGAAGGATGCTGATTTTTCCTTCCTCTTCTTTTTATCGCCTTATTTCACAATGCTGATTTACACTACCTCTACCAGCATATCCATTGTATATAAGCATGGTTCTTACTGACAGAAAAATGAAATCTGAGTTCTTCCATTGAATCTCTCACTCGAAAGCACAATCTCCATCATTTAAAACAGGAGTTAAGCATTATTGAAAAACACCAAGAAGACAATTGTTTTAAGTTCTCCACCTGTAACTTTCCCTCTTATTGTTATAGAAACTGCTGATACTGTCTCACTCCGCTACTCCTAGCCTTTTAAATACTTAACAATCCCAACCACGGCTTCAGATTCTACTGTTCCAGTACCTGGATTGCTATATCAAGGCCCAACCTTATCCTGGAATTGGAAGAAATACAAATTGATCAGCTTTGGAGAAGAAAGTAACCTGGAAAAGCGAAAGAGACTAGAATAAAGAATCTCAGAATTAGGGGTCCAGAAACTAACATTATCTTCATCCTCAGCGGTATTCTCACCTTTTCCCTTCTCtgcctctccctctccctcttcctcttcctctttaTTGGGTTCCATGTGTGGAATCACAAATATTGTGACTAATTATTTTAATCTCCTCCTGCACAAGTAATGGAAGGAAAACACTCAGAAATTAGGCTTGGAACAGAAGGTATCTAGTGGCAAAACCTTCTGATAAAGATGCTTAAACGCTACAGGGACATTCCAGAGGCATTACAATCACCACAAGCAGAATTGTCCATTACAAACAAATATTCAGTTGCAAATTAGacatgattaaaatttaaaagggatGAAGTAGCAAATATAGCTCAAACAAACATGCAAAGATTTATAGTAAAGAGAAACAGATTTTGACCTCAATATCATCTTTTCTCTACACAAaagttaacaaaaataaaatgcatgAATATCAACTAAACAGCTAACAATTTATAATTGGAAAAATAAGGGGAGCTGGCATTTGTATTAAAGAAGCAACCAACCATGCTGCTGATGTTAAGCATGTGCTAACATGGAAAAATGCAGAAACTTGACAAATCAGTAATGACATAAAGAATACTAGACACGAAAACTCACCAGAGGTTGATCATTCTCATCGACAGGAACCTTCTCCATAGCTGATACTATGAACATCATCAGAAACTGCACGTTTGATGTTTATATGATTTGCAGAGTTGTAGAGGATGAGAGACCGGGAGTCATTTGTGTGAAGGTCACTGTTTACATACTAACAACACTTTTCCTGAGTGAACAACTTAAAGTCCATTTTCAAAAGACTTTAACCACATGGATTCACTTCCTCTCCCAGTAACAGCTGAATCACCACCTTGAATCATAAATTCCTACAAACTACAAACCAGTAGGTATAACTTCATTAGCTTGAGTCAACCTATTAAGCCAAGTAATGACGAAAGATAGAATTTGAGCTGCACAATTGTCACCATACTGAATATTTCTATTGAAGGCCACTCCATTGTAGTAACCACAATCACAATGAGTGACGAAGTTCTCACATGTCCTTACAGTTATGTCAGTGTGTCCTCATAAGAAATTCAATGTTAAAACAGACCCAGGCTCGAATTGTTTAGAAATCTTAGAGTCATTTTCTACGTGCTATAAACTCATCGCGGATCTAAAACAATGACTAAGAATCGAAAGCCGTGATCATCTCCATCGGGAGATATCCTTTTCCCACTTTCTAGATAATTAATATAACAACTCTCATATGAGATTAACACTATCAACTGATTGATGTAGACTGATAGTTATTGTAGGTCATTACCACCACCAATGTCTAATCAACAAATCAACACCAAAACGTCACTAAAGGAGTACCAGTAAAACAAgcaacaaatgaaaataaaaagatgcAGATTATTATACCGAAGATCTTGCCATTCTTCGTGCATTACTGATATATATTAAAGGGCGTAAGTCCAGGACTAAATaagaaaaaccataaaaaaatagaaaattaaaatgatGCTAGTCGATAAGCATAAATTTTAATAGAGATATAAACAAATGTAAAGCAGAGAACGAGGCATACCGGCGTTTGAAAATTGTCCCATTTTCTTTAGACTAAGCGCCGTCGCCCCAGTCCGTCTTCGTCATGAACATTCGATCTTTACAGTTCGGTTTCTTTTCCCATCTTCGCGAAGCTTTTCAGGGATGATACAGTGTTAGGATTTCTGGTTTCGAATAGCTTTGTATTGTTGGAATTAAATGAAACTGAGTTTGGCGAGATTGCTAGGGTTTATGATTTGGGGATCTTAGTAGGGTTTTGACAATCGACGATTTGAGTCAGACGGTGAGTTCTCTGATTGGCGGTTCTGGTAATTAGTTAATTACCCACCTTTTGAATTGGCAAGTAATACCCCCGTTTAATTCCTGTTAGAAAAGAGTAAATTATATAGTTGATCACTcaactttcataaattttcattttgggtatcaaaaataaaaatttgcaatATAAACACTGCCGTTACatagttttataatttaatcaataagGTTATATGCTTTTATTCTTTTAGTCGTCTGTTGTTAATTTATCGTTAGAAATACtcattttaatcactcaaatttagtaaatttttattttaatagctcaaattttttttaaaattcgacTTTTATAGAGAATTCAGTTATtcaactattaaaataaaactcaaatttctcacatataactTAATTACATGTAAAAACTTAAGTTTTTtcctataaaaatataagaattttcttgatatttttctcttttattgaaaacactaaaattaattctaaaacaaaaaaataaaggaattaaaaagataaaatcagTTTCACAAATCAACCAGCATATCCTTACCCAAATCCTCAATTTTATCCTTAAAACGAAATTTCCTAATAATTAAAATCtcctttataataaaataaataaagtgctTTTAAAATCAGAGACGTAGTTAGGGGTTGGTAAGGCTCTGGtcctattaaaaatttatattagtaaaaataaaattatacttttatcatcctaaaaatgataaaaatttaatttaatcttttaaaaattataaatatataaactattaaaataataaaaaattacattttttctatcgtaaaaattataatttaatttcataaaaaaatttctaacttcaccccttcttaaaaatataatattttttaatccaTTTATCTTTTTCAGCCCCCGTTCTACAGCCGTTAGGCGTTCCTTACCGCAGAAAAACTATacatctttttcttattttattcattaattcaCCGACAAATCAAATTACACCAAATTTCAACCATCAAGTATAAAGCATGATcattatatttcataaaaatcaacTCACTGTATATCAATAATAATTGAACTATACATAAAAATCAGTAGCAATTGTAGTTAGTAAAGATCGTCCTACCATTTCTTTTCTTCCCAGAAAACCAGTGAAAACAGAAGGAGACTTAAATGGCAAGAAGGTACTGTTACAACGATGTTCTACCATTAATAGCCATGGTTACAGCAGTATCCACAAATGTAGGTGTAAACATCTTGTTCAAAGAAGCAACATCAAAGGGTATGAATCAATATATCTTCATCACATATTCTTATGTTGTTGCAGCTCTTGTTCTTCTCCCTTTATCCTTTATTTTTCCCAGGTAATTTCTTAATATACCATCCAATTTTCTTTTCACACAGTTTATGATCTATCCCGACATACCATTGAAAACTTTTGCTTCTTTTTAATGCAGAAGAGCAACGGTTCCCTCATTGAAATATTTCTACCTTGGCTCTAGATTGTTCCTTATTGGGCTTATTGGGTATGTGTTCATATATTTTCTTTCGCCAATTTGAAGATGGAAATGTGAAAATTAAGATTTTTCTCGGGCAGGTTTTTAGCTCAAATATGTGCATACAAAGGTATAGCTTATAGCTCCCCAACTCTAGCTTCTGCAATGAGCAATCTGGGACCAGCTTTTACCTTCATACTTGCTGTGCTTTTCaggtttcttcttctttcttctaaccctaaaacttaagaaaatggaaaatcgaTTCGAACGTAGTACTCGATTATGCTTTTTTCTCGATTCGGCTCGGTTTGGATTTGGGTTATAGCAAAACAAAAGGGCCAAAAGTTTTTAGAAGAGCTGAAAATGCAAAATTTCATTTAAGCAAAGAGATTAAATTGGAGGGTAAATTACACccaatgtcactaaattattaataagtttatgttttaatcactcaattttaaaaagttataaaataatcactGAATTATTcgaaatttttcatttaagtcattaggttgttaattttttttaaaaaggtttggTTAGTGATTTTCATGTAACGATCCGTACGATAAATTAATACCCATTAACAagtaaaagaacataccttaaatctAAGTTGATCTAACGGTCAATGTTTGAGATCAACGAAAAAACCTATTTGGATATTGGTTCGCAAATTTGTAAcgttcaaaaaaaaaaggagaatgaGAGGTTTTGATTAGTGAAAGTTGTGCAAACAAAGAATGCCGTACAACAATGATTTGAACaatccaatgacttaaataaaaattttcgaataatttaataatcattttgtaacttttaaagttcagtaaccaaaacataaatttactatttttttaaatttaaattaatgagaattttaaaaactttaattaaaatttttcagaagcttaatgataaattttaaaattttttaggggcATTAGTCCCTTTTGACTCCTTTTATCTCCACCCCTGCTCTAGCCTATTTATCGACTTGCCTCGTTCATaattattaaaaaccaaaataaatatcaaaatcataaataaattttgatacaatATGCAATGTTATACATCAACTTTAATTTGATACAATTgtagttattaaattttaatttctgtttgcGTTTCATATTTCACTAATTCCGTTATTTGTGATAcaattaaggacaattaatcacacCTTAATATCTTTAATCAATTTCACATagttttgattggtataataacaaatttaacccttaatgttaacatattttgttaattcattcttgattctaaataattcaataaatttaacctcaacatttacacatttacaaaaatattgcgggataaatttgttaaaccatgaccaaattgataaaatgtgtaaattacgagaactaaatttgaaatcataacaataaaatttatgtaaaatcAATGAAAAAATTAACCTTGTGATTAATTGCTCTTACTTACtcacttttgaaattgaaaagaaCTGAAGAAGTCTTTTcactgtttttttttatttaggcaaaaataattcatatttgtttgtttgtttttaactTAATAAAATGTCATGTTAGCAATTTACACATAGTTTAATGAAAATTTGTGCCACGGGTTAGTAAAATATGAAAGTTGAACCAAATTAAAGTTTGATATATACAAATAcactaaattaaaattgaaatataacATTATAAATTGTAGCAAAGTTGATAAGTCAACCTAATTCTTTGTTTTTCTCcctttcatttgaaactataattAACAAGATTGGAAAAAGTAGCCTTGAGAAGCTCAAGCAGTCAAGCTAAAATCATGGGGACCATAACATCAGTATCAGGAGCATTACTAGTTGTTCTTTACAAAGGCCCCAAAGTTTTACTTCAGAGCCCCCTGGAAAGTTCAGAGGCAAATTGGATCATTGGTGGGATCTTACTCTTTTTTGCTTATCTTCTGTTTGCAATCCAGATGATTGCTCAGGTACATCATACATCTCTTTGGGCTCCTTAGATCCATTTTTTCTAAACTGAACTGAACTAAACTTGGGATTTCGAAAACTTCCTAGACCCTAGTTATGGAGATTTACCCAGCTGAGTTGATGGTTGCATTGTTTTACAACTTATGTGGGGCAATGGTATCTGCACCAGTTTCCTTAATACTAGAATTTGATTTGAGTTCCTGGATGCTAAGGCCTGGTGTTGCAGTTGTAGCAGTCCTATACTCAGTAAGAACTTGATGATTAACTACAATTTACTAATCGAGACATCTACATCggtaaaaatatcatgaaattttttgtattaagagttgaattgtatttgcttttgttaaattatatatgttaaatcaaagagtaatttagtatttttgttaaaaatttcatctatttctactgttaaaaattagtccCTGTATGTTAGTATGaggaacaaattttttttttacaatagaattaaatgaaattttcaacaaaaagaaCCGGcttatctatttttaaaataaaaaatatatatataatctaatttttaatacatTGTAATTTTCACTAAATCCGAATTTGAGTAGCATAAATTTCTTTTGTCTATTTTTGTCTAGGGTGCTATCCAATCCTTTATGACACTTGTGATGACATGGGGCCTCCATTTGAAAGGACCTGTCTACATTGCAATTTTCAGTCCACTATCTATTGCCATTGCTGCTTTTATG encodes:
- the LOC107930761 gene encoding WAT1-related protein At5g40230, which codes for MARRYCYNDVLPLIAMVTAVSTNVGVNILFKEATSKGMNQYIFITYSYVVAALVLLPLSFIFPRRATVPSLKYFYLGSRLFLIGLIGFLAQICAYKGIAYSSPTLASAMSNLGPAFTFILAVLFRLEKVALRSSSSQAKIMGTITSVSGALLVVLYKGPKVLLQSPLESSEANWIIGGILLFFAYLLFAIQMIAQTLVMEIYPAELMVALFYNLCGAMVSAPVSLILEFDLSSWMLRPGVAVVAVLYSGAIQSFMTLVMTWGLHLKGPVYIAIFSPLSIAIAAFMSAIFLGDSLHLGSIIGATIISMGFYAVIWGQSKEDERVSSNGKAPLLEVEDCEE